From the genome of Anopheles merus strain MAF chromosome X, AmerM5.1, whole genome shotgun sequence, one region includes:
- the LOC121592349 gene encoding uncharacterized protein K02A2.6-like has protein sequence MDTWNISHFLFRSMDRNSIRSEWVKYKRNFNFIIAATEEKNRTKIRNIFLARAGPDVQEIFATIPGADVKEDASQGIDPYNVAIQKLDEYLCPKQHEVFERNQFWTLKPEQGETIEQFTFRCQSLAQKCCFGKTEEEARANSVIDKVILFAPNELKEKLLQHKAMNVEQMIQVVSSHESVKRQAREILAPGKVETRDYNASEQVNRVVPVKRECFRCGKKDHLAADPKCPARNKECYKCKKVGHFGSQCRTPGSTKRQGGNDNNGAKRYRQERVRAIGNRTEEEEEGKSSTENFIYNISDGGEMLRIKVGGVMLHVLVDSGCNKNIISEKAWEYLRRNIIERGVNLTECKEIFLPYGEKAKPLTVLGKFEASVEIEDEAIEHSQRNVFPKIKGLKVKIPIDCDVQPVCQHPRRPPIALLDKIEEKIKYLLEKDIIEPVEGGCEWVSPLVPIVKDNGDLRLCVDMRRANAAIVRERHFMPTIEDFLPRFTSAKIFSRLDIKDAFHQVELDEKCRYITTFITHMGLFRYKRLMFGIVIVPEVFQKIMVQVLAKCSSNAVNYIDDILVFGKSEREHDEALQAVLDEIRKQGILLNQEKCVFKVPVIEFLGHRISSHGIEPTEGKIEALRKFRAPSSAEEVRSFLGLITYLGRFLPNLATITAPLRELTHKGIKFEWGNSQKGAFEKLKTMVADVKLLHFLIIP, from the coding sequence ATGGACACTTGGAACATTTCTCATTTCCTTTTTAGGTCGATGGATCGGAATTCTATCAGAAGCGAATGGGTTAAGTATAAAAGAAATTTTAACTTCATCATTGCGGCAACCGAAGAGAAGAACAGAACGAAGATACGAAACATTTTCTTGGCAAGGGCGGGACCAGATGTGCAGGAAATCTTTGCCACTATACCAGGCGCGGATGTAAAGGAAGACGCGAGCCAAGGTATCGATCCTTATAATGTGGCTATTCAAAAGTTGGACGAATACTTATGTCCCAAGCAGCACGAGGTTTTTGAACGGAATCAATTCTGGACACTAAAGCCGGAGCAGGGTGAAACGATTGAACAGTTCACGTTCAGGTGTCAAAGTTTGGCCCAAAAGTGTTGTTTCGGCAAGACTGAAGAGGAAGCTAGAGCGAATAGTGTCATCGATAAAGTAATATTATTCGCGCCAAATGAACTAAAAGAAAAATTGTTACAACATAAAGCGATGAATGTAGAACAAATGATTCAAGTAGTTAGCTCGCACGAATCAGTTAAAAGGCAGGCACGAGAAATACTCGCACCAGGAAAAGTCGAAACAAGGGACTATAATGCAAGCGAACAGGTTAACCGAGTGGTTCCGGTTAAGAGAGAGTGTTTCAGATGCGGGAAAAAGGATCATTTGGCGGCTGATCCAAAATGTCCTGCACGTAATAAGGAGTGCTATAAATGTAAGAAGGTCGGACATTTTGGTTCGCAGTGCCGCACACCTGGATCCACCAAAAGGCAAGGAGGAAATGACAATAATGGGGCGAAACGTTACCGACAGGAAAGAGTTAGGGCTATCGGAAACCGgactgaagaagaagaagaaggaaaatcaAGCACAGAAAATTTCATCTACAACATCAGCGATGGGGGAGAGATGCTGCGGATTAAAGTGGGAGGTGTGATGCTGCATGTTTTAGTTGATTCGGGatgcaacaaaaacataataagCGAGAAAGCATGGGAATATCTCAGAAGAAATATTATAGAAAGAGGGGTAAATCTAACAGAGTGCAAGGAGATATTTTTACCATATGGAGAAAAGGCTAAGCCGTTAACGGTATTAGGCAAATTTGAGGCGTCGGTTGAAATTGAGGATGAGGCTATAGAGCATAGTCAACGGAACGTTTTCCCGAAGATAAAAGGGCTAAAGGTAAAAATACCTATTGACTGCGATGTACAACCCGTATGCCAACATCCGCGACGCCCACCAATAGCACTATTAGATAAGATAGAGGAGAAGATTAAGTATCTGCTTGAAAAAGATATTATAGAACCGGTGGAGGGAGGCTGTGAATGGGTTTCACCACTAGTACCGATCGTAAAAGATAACGGAGATCTAAGACTATGTGTTGACATGCGTAGAGCAAACGCGGCGATTGTAAGAGAAAGGCATTTTATGCCTACAATAGAAGATTTTTTGCCTAGATTTACATCGGCTAAAATCTTTAGTAGATTAGACATAAAGGATGCATTTCACCAGGTGGAACTGGATGAGAAATGTAGGTACATAACAACATTCATAACCCATATGGGCCTATTCAGGTACAAACGACTCATGTTTGGTATTGTGATAGTACCGGAGGTTTTTCAGAAAATTATGGTGCAGGTGTTAGCAAAATGCAGTTCAAATGCAGTCAATTACATTGACGATATTTTGGTTTTCGGAAAATCTGAGAGGGAACATGATGAGGCCCTACAAGCGGTTCTGGACGAGATACGGAAACAGGGCATATTATTAAATCAGGAAAAATGCGTATTTAAAGTACCGGTGATCGAATTTCTAGGGCATAGAATTTCGAGTCACGGCATCGAACCCACAGAAGGAAAAATTGAGGCGTTGCGAAAATTTCGGGCACCTTCTTCCGCAGAAGAAGTTCGAAGTTTTTTAGGCCTAATAACATATTTAGGAAGATTTCTGCCAAACCTGGCAACAATAACGGCACCACTACGCGAGTTAACACATAAAGGAATCAAGTTCGAATGGGGGAATAGTCAAAAAGGGGCATTCgagaaattgaaaacaatggTGGCGGACGTAAAACTCTTACATTTTTTGATAATTCCATGA